GTTCTAAAAAATATTGAGATTATGGCGATAGCAAAAGCCAATGTGATTATTATTAATAATTTTGAGTCGAGTTTTTCAGTTATATTTTTACCTACGAATTCATTCCATATAGGTAAAAGAATAATTGCTAGGATACCAAATTTTCCCCAATTACTTTGGTTTTTCTCGCTCCATTGAGCTTCATAATATTCAATATAATTGTCTATGTTAGACGAATCTATTTTAAATTGAGTACGGTGTAGTCGTAGTTGTTCTGCTCTATATGCTCTAAAAAATGAAGAATAATTTACAAGCAGATCATATTTAATGGTATATACTGGATATTTATTTAAAAGGTGTCTATAACAAAGTATTGAGTTCAGAATCATTAGAATAAGGGTTACTGTCATTGTAGAAAATAATAAAATTGACCAAAGCATGACTTGGGGATGCCACATGGAAAGAAACATGAATATATAAGCTGATAAAAGAAGTATCAAAGCTGGAATAATTAAAAAAAGTCTAAATTTAGCATTTATAATTTTTGTTGAAGAGTTTTCTTTGAACAAAAAACCTTCTAATTTATCTTGGTTTTTTAATAACTCATTTATGGGAGTAGTCTGCATATGATTTCTCCTATCAAAATATTCATAACAAGAACCCTTTTATTCTTCAATCATTTTTATTTCAATAAGCTGGCGACAATTCGGACATTTACACTCTAATTTAAATTTCTTTTTTTCGTTTATTTGCGGTATAGAAAGGAGTTGAATAAAAGCTCCCGGTAAAGAAATTAAACCTAATATTAATGCAATGGTATTCATAGTAACTGTGTTGGTAAGCAGTTCTTTATTTATCAAGGTTCCATACATTATGACACCCAAGGAAAAAATGAAAAGTATTATAAATATAAAATAGGTTATTAAGTAAGAAACTTTGATCCATTGCCACACTTTTTTTAAATTCATGATTTATACACCTCTATTAAATATATACGAAAGATAGATAGATAGCGTTTCGAAATAAAATCCCCGCTATCCTTGGCCGGGTCCGCGGGGATCAATTCAAAAAACAACCTCACCAACCATTATAACAGGTGAGGGGATCGGAAGATGGGAAAAAGGCGTAAAAATATTGTACAAATGTGTGCGCTGGCACCAGACGAAAGTGCTACTCGCCAAGCAGTAGCAGAATATATTGAAGAGGTCCGGCTTTACCGGCAGATCGGATTTGTGCGGCGTGAAGCAAGTATTACGCAGGGATACAGTCCGAGGGAGCACGGATCGACCAATGAGATCAACAAACAAACTGAACGCATTGCAATTTGGAATGTCGATACTGAAGCTAGGCTGCAACGGCAGGATGAAGAATTAACGGAAGCCATGAACCGGCTGAATAGCCAACAGAGAGAAATTATTCAGCGGAGCTATTTGGACGATGAAGGCGAATTTGATTATATCAGCTGTGGTGAAATGGGACTGTCTGATAGTACCTTCAGACGGATCAAGAAGGAAGCAATATTCTTGCTGGCAACCAGACTAAGATTAATAGTGTGGAGTGAATCAGAAAGACATCACAATGTGGTATCATGAGACCAGCGAAAGCTGGTCTTTTACTTTGATAAATAATTTTGGAGGAGCTTTATACTATGAAGCAGGAGAAACAAGAAAAAAATAAATCGGAAAAATTTGATGGATACAATACTTCGATCAAATATTTAATAAACAAATTTAATTTAAAATCAAAATGGTATCAGGTGAAGTTCAACCTTGATTTACAAAATATTGAGATAATTAAGGAAAAATTGATAGAAGAACACTCATCAAAAGAATTAAGTGATCTAAAAACTGATTTAGAAGGTGATTATGATCAACTCAAGC
The DNA window shown above is from Paenibacillus sp. JQZ6Y-1 and carries:
- a CDS encoding ArpU family phage packaging/lysis transcriptional regulator, with the translated sequence MGKRRKNIVQMCALAPDESATRQAVAEYIEEVRLYRQIGFVRREASITQGYSPREHGSTNEINKQTERIAIWNVDTEARLQRQDEELTEAMNRLNSQQREIIQRSYLDDEGEFDYISCGEMGLSDSTFRRIKKEAIFLLATRLRLIVWSESERHHNVVS